In the Numida meleagris isolate 19003 breed g44 Domestic line chromosome 5, NumMel1.0, whole genome shotgun sequence genome, one interval contains:
- the IPMK gene encoding inositol polyphosphate multikinase: MATEPPRPAPPAAGHPEGGCGRCAGGGRGEAEEAAAQQAGGAAPGPAVAVLPAAAGGRRRGLNGCVPLSHQVAGHMYGKDKGGILQHPDGTVLKQLQPPPRGPREQEFYNKVYDSDCCDSVLLELREYLPKYFGVWSPPTAPNDMYLKLEDVTRKFNKPCIMDVKIGQKSYDPYASAEKIQQQVSKYPLMEEIGFLVLGMRVYHVSTDSYETQNQHYGRSLTKETVKDGISKFFHNGHCLRKDAIAASIQKIEKILKWFEGQKQLNFYASSLLFVYEGSSQTPTVRLSDVTLAEKRGVPKGLLSGGDILEYNNNIHVISSTENGKIEASVSKGLSKFYALHKKAYSKRHHSQLSLKVESLEQDNVWKSSTCIAQEHLNGNVIPQLEKVFCHMPAEIKESANVEVRMIDFAHVFPSNTKDEGYVYGLKNLITVLKNILDN, translated from the exons ATGGCCACGGAGCCCCCGCGGCCGGCGCCACCCGCGGCCGGGCACCCCGAGGGCGGGTGCGGGCGCTGCGCGGGCGGCGGGCGCGGCGAGGCGGAGGAGGCCGCGGCCCAGCAGGCGGGAGGCGCCGCCCCGGGCCCCGCGGTGGCCGTGCtgccggcggcggcggggggccGGCGGCGGGGGCTGAACGGCTGCGTGCCGCTGTCGCACCAGGTGGCCGGGCACATGTACGGCAAGGATAAAGGCG GTATACTGCAGCATCCGGATGGGACTGTcctgaagcagctgcagcccccaccTCGAGGTCCCAGGGAGCAGGAGTTCTACAACAAG GTTTATGACTCCGACTGTTGCGACAGCGTTCTTCTGGAGCTGCGAGAGTATCTGCCAAAATACTTCGGTGTCTGGTCACCACCTACTGCACCAAATG ATATGTATCTGAAACTGGAAGACGTGACCCGTAAGTTTAATAAGCCGTGCATAATGGATGTAAAAATAGGGCAGAAAAGTTATGATCCATATGCTTCAGCGGAGAAGATCCAGCAGCAGGTCAGCAAGTACCCGCTGATGGAAGAGATTGGCTTCCTGGTACTCGGCATGAGG gtttACCATGTCTCTACTGACAGCTATGAGACACAAAACCAGCACTACGGGAGGAGCTTGACGAAGGAAACAGTGAAGGATG GCATCTCAAAGTTCTTCCACAATGGGCACTGCTTGAGAAAAGATGCGATCGCTGCCAGCATTCAGAAGattgaaaagattttgaagTGGTTTGAGGGCCAGAAGCAGCTCAACTTTTATGCAAGCTCGTTGCTGTTTGTTTACGAGGGCTCAAGTCAGACACCAACCGTGCGGCTGAGTGACGTCACCTTGGCGGAGAAGAGAGGAGTGCCCAAAGGACTGTTATCAGGTGGAGACATACTGGAGTATAATAATAACATTCATGTCATAAGTTCTACCGAGAATGGAAAAATTGAGGCCTCTGTCAGTAAAGGCTTGTCCAAATTTTATGCACTTCACAAAAAGGCATACTCAAAGAGGCACCACAGTCAGCTCTCGCTAAAAGTTGAAAGCTTGGAGCAAGACAATGTGTGGAAAAGCAGCACTTGCATCGCACAGGAGCATCTGAATGGAAATGTTATACCGCAACTGGAAAAAGTTTTCTGTCACATGCCAGCAGAGATCAAGGAAAGCGCAAATGTAGAAGTCCGAATGATAGATTTTGCTCACGTGTTTCCCAGCAACACAAAGGATGAGGGCTACGTTTATGGTCTGAAAAATTTAATCacagtacttaaaaatattttggataaCTAG